The Equus przewalskii isolate Varuska chromosome 5, EquPr2, whole genome shotgun sequence genome window below encodes:
- the ATP5F1B gene encoding ATP synthase subunit beta, mitochondrial yields MVEEMRDCQPIGAALRVMGSKFIQWTCLLQSRPPPNCRRVGAGTAAGLSLHPDSAMLGLVGRVAAASASGALRGLSSSAPLPQAQLLLRAAPAALQPARDYAAQTSPAPKAGAATGRIVAVIGAVVDVQFDEGLPPILNALEVQGRETRLVLEVAQHLGESTVRTIAMDGTEGLVRGQKVLDSGAPIKIPVGPETLGRIMNVIGEPIDERGPIKTKQFAAIHAEAPEFMEMSVEQEILVTGIKVVDLLAPYAKGGKIGLFGGAGVGKTVLIMELINNVAKAHGGYSVFAGVGERTREGNDLYHEMIESGVINLKDATSKVALVYGQMNEPPGARARVALTGLTVAEYFRDQEGQDVLLFIDNIFRFTQAGSEVSALLGRIPSAVGYQPTLATDMGTMQERITTTKKGSITSVQAIYVPADDLTDPAPATTFAHLDATTVLSRAIAELGIYPAVDPLDSTSRIMDPNIVGTEHYEVARGVQKILQDYKSLQDIIAILGMDELSEEDKLTVSRARKIQRFLSQPFQVAEVFTGHLGKLVPLKETIKGFQQILAGDYDHLPEQAFYMVGPIEEAVAKADKLAEEHS; encoded by the exons ATGGTTGAGGAGATGAGAGATTGTCAGCCTATAGGAGCAGCGTTGAGAGTGATGGGCAGCAAATTCATCCAATGGACGTGCCTACTGCAGAGCAGGCCTCCTCCCAACTGCAGGCGAGTTGGCGCCGGGACCGCTGCGGGGCTCAGTCTCCACCCGGACTCCGCCATGTTGGGGCTTGTGGGTCGTGTGGCCGCTGCCTCGGCCTCCGGGGCCTTGCGGGGACTCAGCTCGTCCGCGCCGCTGCCCCAAGCTCAGCTCTTACTGAGGGCCGCCCCGGCAGCGCTGCAGCCTG CCAGAGACTATGCTGCCCAAACATCTCCTGCGCCGAAGGCAGGTGCCGCCACCGGGCGCATCGTGGCGGTCATCGGTGCGGTGGTGGACGTCCAATTTGATGAGGGACTGCCACCCATCCTAAATGCTTTGGAAGTGCAAGGCAGGGAGACCAGGCTGGTTTTGGAGGTGGCCCAGCATTTGG GTGAGAGCACAGTAAGAACCATTGCCATGGATGGTACAGAAGGCTTGGTTAGAGGCCAGAAAGTCCTGGATTCTGGTGCACCAATCAAAATTCCTGTTGGCCCTGAGACCTTGGGCAGGATCATGAATGTCATTGGAGAACCTATTGATGAGAGAGGTCCCATCAAAACCAAACA ATTTGCTGCTATTCATGCTGAGGCTCCTGAGTTCATGGAGATGAGCGTTGAGCAGGAAATTCTGGTCACTGGTATCAAGGTTGTGGATCTGCTGGCTCCCTATGCCAAAGGTGGCAAAATTG GGCTCTTTGGTGGTGCTGGAGTCGGCAAGACGGTACTGATCATGGAGTTAATCAACAATGTCGCCAAAGCCCATGGTGGTTACTCTGTGTTTGCTGGTGTGGGTGAGAGGACTCGTGAGGGCAATGACTTATACCATGAAATGATTGAGTCTGGTGTTATCAACTTAAAAGATGCTACCTCCAAG GTAGCGCTGGTGTATGGTCAAATGAATGAACCACCTGGTGCTCGTGCCCGGGTAGCTCTGACTGGACTGACTGTGGCTGAATACTTCAGAGACCAAGAAGGTCAAGATGTACTTTTGTTTATCGATAATATCTTTCGCTTCACCCAGGCTGGCTCAGAG gtatctGCTTTATTAGGCAGAATCCCTTCTGCTGTGGGCTATCAGCCTACCCTGGCCACTGACATGGGTACCATGCAGGAAAGAATCACCACAACCAAGAAGGGATCTATCACCTCTGTACAG GCTATCTATGTACCTGCTGATGACTTGACTGACCCTGCCCCTGCCACTACCTTTGCCCATTTGGATGCCACCACTGTCCTGTCCCGTGCTATTGCCGAGCTGGGCATCTATCCAGCTGTGGATCCTCTAGACTCCACCTCTCGCATCATGGATCCCAACATTGTTGGTACAGAGCATTATGAGGTTGCCCGTGGGGTGCAAAAGATCCTACAG GACTACAAATCCCTCCAGGACATCATTGCCATCTTGGGTATGGATGAACTTTCTGAGGAAGATAAGTTGACTGTGTCTCGTGCACGGAAAATACAGCGTTTCTTGTCTCAGCCATTCCAGGTTGCTGAGGTGTTCACAGGCCATTTGGGGAAGTTGGTACCCCTGAAAGAGACCATCAAAGGATTCCAGCAGATTTTGGCAG
- the PTGES3 gene encoding prostaglandin E synthase 3 isoform X2, whose amino-acid sequence MQPASAKWYDRRDYVFIEFCVEDSKDVNVNFEKSKLTFSCLGGSDNFKHLNEIDLFHSIDPNDSKHKRTDRSILCCLRKGESGQSWPRLTKERAKLNWLSVDFNNWKDWEDDSDEDMSNFDRFSEDSQDSDDEKMPDLE is encoded by the exons CTGCTTCTGCAAAGTGGTATGATCGAAGGGACTATGTCTTCATTGAATTTTGTGTTGAAGACAGTAAAGACGTTaatgtaaattttgaaaaatccaaACTTACATTCAG ttgTCTTGGAGGAAGtgataattttaaacatttaaatgaaattgatCTTTTTCACAGTATTGATCCAAAT GATTCCAAGCATAAAAGAACGGACAGATCAATTTTATGTTGTTTACGAAAAGGAGAATCTGGCCAGTCATGGCCAAGGTTAACAAAAGAAAGGGCAAAg CTTAATTGGCTTAGTGTGGACTTCAATAATTGGAAAGACTGGGAAGATGATTCAGATGAAGACATGTCTAATTTTGATCGTTTCTCTGAG GATTCACAAGACAGTGATGACGAAA AAATGCCTGATCTGGAGTAA
- the PTGES3 gene encoding prostaglandin E synthase 3 isoform X1: MQPASAKWYDRRDYVFIEFCVEDSKDVNVNFEKSKLTFSCLGGSDNFKHLNEIDLFHSIDPNDSKHKRTDRSILCCLRKGESGQSWPRLTKERAKLNWLSVDFNNWKDWEDDSDEDMSNFDRFSEMMNNMGGDEDVDLPEVDGADDDSQDSDDEKMPDLE, from the exons CTGCTTCTGCAAAGTGGTATGATCGAAGGGACTATGTCTTCATTGAATTTTGTGTTGAAGACAGTAAAGACGTTaatgtaaattttgaaaaatccaaACTTACATTCAG ttgTCTTGGAGGAAGtgataattttaaacatttaaatgaaattgatCTTTTTCACAGTATTGATCCAAAT GATTCCAAGCATAAAAGAACGGACAGATCAATTTTATGTTGTTTACGAAAAGGAGAATCTGGCCAGTCATGGCCAAGGTTAACAAAAGAAAGGGCAAAg CTTAATTGGCTTAGTGTGGACTTCAATAATTGGAAAGACTGGGAAGATGATTCAGATGAAGACATGTCTAATTTTGATCGTTTCTCTGAG ATGATGAACAACATGGGTGGTGATGAGGATGTAGATTTACCAGAAGTAGATGGAGCAGATGAT GATTCACAAGACAGTGATGACGAAA AAATGCCTGATCTGGAGTAA